Proteins encoded in a region of the Ranitomeya imitator isolate aRanImi1 chromosome 9, aRanImi1.pri, whole genome shotgun sequence genome:
- the SALL1 gene encoding sal-like protein 1: protein MSRRKQAKPQHFQSDPGLALPGSHGTLDLIQMKIARESEEMRSEADEGKLLFKNERVKERVQAHRTPKSKDAHVCSRCCAEFFELSDLLQHKKNCTKNQLVLIVNENPPPPPAETTSPSPPSDNPDEHMNDTVNNADQADCSDLSEHDKPDKEGSMEVEIEASNSSSGSNKVENGVPSSNNSTVGTSAITTALPQVRDLAALGNFSVINSNVIIENLQSTKVAVAQFSQEAKSKGASNNKMAVPALMEQLLALQQQQIHQLHLIEQIRHQILLLASQSAEMPTSSGSQGGLRVSATPLTTLSSHLSQQLAAAAGLAQSLASQSASITGIKQIPSVQLPQSNPGTTIPSNTSSPSINQMAAAKTPSVDRVPSTTGGSHVSNPPAPITSSPAFAISSLLSPASNPLLPQTATSTTIFPSTLPNIGTTAEDPLRKSKPASAAPFEAKSSSDESFFKHKCRFCAKVFGSDSALQIHLRSHTGERPFKCNICGNRFSTKGNLKVHFQRHKEKYPHIQMNPYPVPEHLDNIPTSTGIPYGMSIPPEKPVTNWLDTKPVLPTLTSSVGMPLPPTIPSLTPFIKTEEPQLIAISHPMASPSESVKSDLPAITPSFKKTSSPSEEPESMELSNPVDKGEENSQHSNFQNFDSTTCSPSGDSVTANHTTFSNPILPMISEQFKAKFPFGGLLDTVPASETSKLQQLVENIDKKSSDPNECVICHRVLSCQSALKMHYRTHTGERPFKCKVCGRAFTTKGNLKTHYSVHRAMPPLRVQHSCPICQKKFTNAVVLQQHIRMHMGGQIPNTPVAENYPDSMESDTGSFDEKTMDDLDNFSDENMEDCPDSSVPDTPKSADASQDSLSSSPLPPEVSSITALENQMKMISAGLVEQLQASLKSAENGSLEGDGMTNDSSSFGGDIESHSAGSPAASESTFSVNALSPSSTNDILKFPNAEEKPPRALPPEMPNGMSPTPANGGALDLTSTNTDKLIKEEPMGVLFPFRDRSKFKNTICDICGKTFACQSALDIHYRSHTKERPFICTVCNRGFSTKGNLKQHMLTHQMRDLPSQLFEPTPNLTANAHPTPILTPNPLATLIKTEFNGFMHGSTQDNKEQPSSISSSGSLSSSATSPVLLPSLARRTPKQHYCHACGKSFSSSSALQIHERTHTGEKPFACTICGRAFTTKGNLKVHMGTHMWNSTPARRGRRLSVDGPMAFLGGNPVKFPEIFQKDFVARTGNGDPSSFWNQYAAALSNGLAMKTNEISVIQNGGITPMTGSLGNGGSSPISGLTGNLEKLQNSEPNAPLAGLEKLASSENGTSFKFMRFVEDGKEIATN from the exons ATGTCTCGGAGGAAGCAGGCGAAACCCCAGCATTTCCAATCGGACCCTGGGCTGGCCCTGCCTGGAAGTCATG GTACACTGGATCTAATACAGATGAAGATTGCCAGAGAGTCAGAAGAAATGAGATCTGAAGCAGATGAAGGAAAACTTCTATTTAAAAATGAAA GAGTTAAAGAGAGGGTTCAAGCTCATCGGACACCCAAGAGCAAGGATGCTCACGTCTGCAGCAGATGTTGCGCGGAGTTCTTTGAACTATCAGATTTGTTGCAGCACAAGAAGAACTGCACTAAAAATCAATTGGTTCTAATTGTGAATGAAAATCCACCACCACCTCCTGCTGAAACAACCTCTCCAAGTCCCCCCTCGGATAATCCTGACGAGCACATGAATgacacagttaataacgcagatcaAGCTGACTGTAGTGACCTTTCAGAGCATGACAAGCCTGACAAAGAAGGATCCATGGAGGTGGAGATCGAAGCTAGCAATAGCAGCAGTGGTTCCAACAAAGTGGAAAATGGTGTTCCTAGTAGTAATAATTCCACAGTGGGTACCTCAGCTATCACAACCGCACTACCTCAAGTAAGGGATCTGGCAGCTTTGGGAAATTTTTCTGTTATTAACAGCAATGTTATTATTGAAAACCTTCAGAGTACGAAAGTGGCGGTAGCGCAGTTTTCTCAAGAAGCAAAGTCGAAAGGAGCAAGTAACAATAAAATGGCAGTGCCGGCACTAATGGAGCAGCTCCTGGCTCTACAGCAGCAGCAGATCCACCAGTTACATCTAATTGAGCAAATTCGTCACCAAATATTATTGTTGGCCTCACAAAGTGCAGAAATGCCTACGTCAAGCGGTTCTCAAGGGGGACTGAGGGTATCTGCTACACCGTTGACTACATTGAGTTCTCACTTGTCCCAACAGCTTGCGGCAGCGGCTGGCTTGGCACAAAGTCTCGCTAGCCAATCAGCCAGCATAACTGGTATCAAGCAAATACCCTCAGTGCAACTACCTCAGAGCAACCCTGGTACCACTATTCCATCCAATACTAGTTCTCCTTCTATAAATCAAATGGCAGCAGCTAAAACTCCTTCAGTAGACAGAGTACCTTCAACCACTGGTGGGTCACATGTTAGTAACCCACCAGCTCCTATAACGTCTTCACCAGCTTTTGCAATAAGCAGTCTATTAAGTCCTGCTTCTAACCCACTACTACCTCAGACTGCAACAAGTACCAccatattccccagcactttaccCAACATTGGAACAACTGCAGAGGACCCGCTGAGGAAAAGCAAACCAGCCAGCGCGGCTCCATTCGAAGCAAAGAGCTCCTCCGATGAATCATTCTTCAAACACAAATGTAGGTTCTGTGCAAAGGTCTTTGGTAGCGATAGTGCCTTGCAGATCCATCTTAGGTCTCATACAGGTGAGAGGCCATTTAAATGCAACATTTGCGGAAACCGTTTTTCCACTAAAGGGAATCTAAAAGTTCACTTTCAGCGTCATAAAGAGAAATATCCACACATTCAGATGAATCCATACCCGGTGCCGGAGCATTTGGACAATATACCAACAAGTACTGGAATTCCATATGGAATGTCTATACCACCTGAAAAACCTGTGACAAATTGGCTTGACACCAAGCCAGTTTTACCAACCCTGACATCATCTGTGGGAATGCCACTCCCGCCAACAATTCCTAGTTTGACCCCATTTATTAAGACCGAAGAACCGCAGCTTATAGCGATCAGTCATCCAATGGCAAGTCCATCTGAATCTGTAAAAAGTGACTTGCCAGCTATAACACCATCTTTTAAAAAAACTAGCAGTCCTTCAGAGGAGCCAGAATCTATGGAGTTGTCCAACCCTGTTGACAAAGGTGAAGAAAATTCACAACattcaaattttcaaaattttgacaGTACTACTTGTTCTCCATCTGGTGACTCTGTAACTGCTAACCACACAACTTTTTCTAACCCCATTCTACCAATGATTTCTGAACAATTCAAGGCAAAATTTCCTTTTGGGGGCCTTTTGGATACCGTTCCTGCATCAGAGACCTCGAAACTGCAGCAACTTGTAGAAAATATTGACAAAAAGTCAAGTGACCCAAACGAATGTGTAATATGTCATCGGGTACTAAGCTGCCAGAGCGCCCTTAAAATGCATTACCGAACACACACAGGAGAAAGACCCTTCAAATGTAAAGTATGTGGACGGGCTTTTACCACAAAGGGTAACCTAAAGACTCATTACAGTGTTCATCGTGCCATGCCACCACTTAGGGTTCAacattcctgccccatttgtcaaaagaaattcacaaatgcTGTTGTGCTTCAGCAACATATTAGGATGCATATGGGAGGGCAAATTCCTAACACCCCAGTTGCTGAGAATTATCCGGACTCTATGGAATCTGATACTGGGTCCTTTGATGAAAAAACTATGGATGACCTTGACAACTTCTCCGATGAAAACATGGAGGACTGTCCTGATAGCAGTGTCCCTGATACGCCTAAATCTGCAGATGCATCTCAAGATAGTTTGTCTTCCTCTCCACTGCCCCCTGAAGTCTCAAGTATTACTGCTTTAGAGAATCAAATGAAGATGATCAGTGCTGGACTGGTTGAGCAGCTCCAGGCCAGTCTGAAATCAGCTGAAAATGGCTCTCTTGAAGGTGATGGTATGACTAATGACTCGTCCTCTTTTGGTGGTGATATTGAAAGTCACAGTGCTGGGAGCCCAGCTGCCTCCGAGTCTACATTCTCAGTGAACGCTTTGTCACCTAGTAGCACAAATGACATTTTGAAGTTTCCGAATGCTGAAGAAAAGCCGCCTCGagctctaccacctgaaatgcccaACGGGATGTCACCAACCCCTGCCAATGGAGGTGCTCTAGACTTGACTTCTACCAACACAGATAAATTGATTAAAGAGGAACCCATGGGTGTGCTCTTCCCATTCAGAGACCGAAGCAAGTTTAAAAATACAATATGTGACATTTGTGGTAAGACATTTGCATGTCAGAGTGCCTTGGACATTCATTACAGAAGCCATACCAAAGAGAGGCCATTTATATGTACAGTCTGCAATCGTGGCTTTTCCACTAAAGGCAATTTGAAACAGCACATGCTTACCCACCAGATGCGAGACCTACCATCACAACTTTTTGAGCCTACTCCTAACTTGACAGCTAATGCACATCCAACTCCAATCCTAACTCCAAATCCACTGGCAACCTTAATAAAGACTGAGTTTAATGGTTTTATGCATGGCTCAACTCAGGACAATAAAGAACAGCCTTCAAGTATTTCCTCTTCAGGATCACTGTCATCGTCTGCTACGTCACCTGTTCTCCTTCCATCTTTGGCCAGAAGGACTCCAAAACAGCATTACTGCCACGCTTGTGGCAAGTCTTTTTCATCCTCCAGTGCTTTACAAATCCACGAGCGAACCCATACTGGTGAAAAACCATTTGCCTGCACTATATGTGGAAGAGCGTTTACAACAAAAGGCAATCTTAAG GTTCATATGGGCACTCACATGTGGAACAGTACACCTGCGAGGCGAGGAAGGCGACTTTCTGTGGATGGGCCTATGGCTTTTTTAGGAGGGAACCCTGTCAAATTTCCAGAAATATTCCAGAAAGACTTTGTTGCCAGGACAGGAAATGGGGACCCGTCTAGTTTCTGGAACCAGTATGCTGCAGCTTTGTCGAATGGCTTGGCCATGAAGACCAATGAAATTTCGGTTATCCAAAATGGTGGAATTACCCCAATGACTGGAAGCTTGGGGAATGGTGGGAGCTCCCCTATCAGTGGCCTCACTGGGAACTTAGAAAAACTGCAAAACTCCGAACCAAATGCACCTCTAGCTGGTCTGGAGAAACTAGCGAGCAGTGAGAATGGGACTTCCTTCAAGTTTATGCGTTTTGTGGAGGACGGCAAAGAGATTGCCACCAACTAG